From the genome of Anaerolineae bacterium:
ATACTGCCCTGACCTCGTCAACTAAGCGCATTCTCTCAAGGCAAATGCGACTCAGCGAAACGAGCGGGCGTGAGCATGCCGAGTGAGAGATGGGGGCGCCGGTGGTGATAGTAGTTGAGAAAAGCATCGGCATACTGCTGGGCCAGCTCCAATTCATCGCCCCGGAACTTGAGAGCGCCAAACTCCTCACGGCGCAGCGTGCCGTTGAAGGCTTCAATGAAAGCCTGTTCGTTCTTCTTGTAAGCCCGCGCGATACGATGCTGATCCGCCCAGCGATGCATGCCCTCAGCGCACTCGGCTT
Proteins encoded in this window:
- a CDS encoding transposase, which encodes AECAEGMHRWADQHRIARAYKKNEQAFIEAFNGTLRREEFGALKFRGDELELAQQYADAFLNYYHHRRPHLSLGMLTPARFAESHLP